Proteins encoded by one window of Lycium barbarum isolate Lr01 chromosome 11, ASM1917538v2, whole genome shotgun sequence:
- the LOC132616463 gene encoding DExH-box ATP-dependent RNA helicase DExH6, with the protein MASTTSSSGFGKKRQKKGQRQQEVTNVAESTRIRVAQVLEQFRASNDQVYTFESNLSNRDRAAVHMLCRKMGMKSKSSGRGDQRRISIFKTKNNVDTLKGKDALSGFKFLEEAKDVLQDLFTRYPPDDGETSEQVVGKQSKKVDKLRGKKDDMFSKPAMNKSEIAKRVESLASRIENNPNLRQITAQRSKLPIASFKDVITSTVESNQVVLISGETGCGKTTQVPQYILDHMWGKGETCKIVCTQPRRISATSVSERISAERGESVGDTVGYKIRLESRGGRQSSIMFCTNGVLLRVLVTSGSARFNKEAPRKMGTDDISDITHIIVDEIHERDRYSDFMLAILRDLLPSYPNLRLVLMSATLDAERFSKYFGGCPVIRVPGFTYPVNTFYLEDVLSIVKSTENNHLDSTSTSIMSEESLLTEEYKVALDEAINLALSDDDLDPLLDLISSDGGQKVFNYQHSLNGVTPLMVFAGKGCVRDICMLLSFGADCHLCANDGKNALDWAERENQTEAAELIKKHMEKLSSSCEEQQHLLDKYLSTVDPELIDDVLIEQLLRKICIDSEVDGAILVFLPGWEDINRTRERLKASHYFNDPSKFSVIALHSMVPSVEQKKVFRRPPPGCRKIVLSTNIAETAITIDDVVYVIDSGRMKEKSYDPYNNVSTLQSSWVSKASAKQREGRAGRCQPGICYHLYSKLRAASLPDFQVPEIKRIPIEELCLQVKLLNPDCKIEEFLQKTLDPPVYETIRNAIIVLQNIGALSIDEKLTELGERLGSLPVHPLTSKMLFIAILLNCLDPALTLACASDYRDPFTLPMLPNEKKKAAAAKAELASWYGGRSDQLAVVAAFEGWKSAKENGQESRFCSMYFVSSSTMHMLSGMRRQLQSELLRHGFIPGDGSSCSLNSQDPGILHAVLVAGLYPMVGRLLPPLKGGKRAVLETAGGDKVRLHPHSTNFKLSFKKFFDRPLIVYDEITRGDGGLHIRNCSVIGPLPLLLLATEIVVAPGNEDDDDDNDDGESDYEDADEDNGEEDNIKADPSDADQGEKIMSSPDNTVKVIVDRWIPFESTALDVAQIYCLRERLAKAILFKVTHPGKVLPEVLAASIYAMACILSYNGMSGISLPLESVDSLTTMVSATEIGQSDPGWNSGMYMNPNNSPSSFGHNSRHQRPYMHHQRGGIHVSKGSFVYGGTGQRGHYKRQRGN; encoded by the exons ATGGcgtcaacaacatcatcatctgGGTTTGGGAAGAAGAGGCAAAAGAAAGGGCAAAGACAACAAGAAGTTACAAATGTTGCTGAATCCACCCGGATTCGGGTCGCACAAGTTCTTGAACAGTTTCGTGCTTCTAATGATCAAG TGTACACATTTGAATCAAACCTTTCAAATCGTGATAGAGCTGCAGTTCATATGTTATGCCGGAAAATGGGGATGAAATCAAAAAGTTCTGG GCGTGGGGATCAGCGTCGTATATCTATTTTCAAGACTAAAAATAACGTGGACACACTGAAAGGAAAGGATGCGCTAAGTGGTTTTAAATTTTTGGAAGAGGCTAAAGATGTTCTACAGGATTTATTTACACGTTATCCACCTGATGATGGGGAGACAAGTGAACAAGTAGTTGGGAAACAGAGTAAGAAAGTTGATAAATTACGAGGAAAGAAGGATGATATGTTCTCTAAACCTGCAATGAACAAGTCTGAAATTGCAAAAAGGGTGGAGTCACTTGCTTCAAGAATAGAAAATAACCCAAACCTGAGACAG ATTACAGCACAAAGGTCTAAGCTTCCAATTGCTTCCTTCAAGGATGTCATTACATCAACTGTAGAATCTAATCAG GTGGTCTTGATCTCTGGTGAAACTGGATGCGGGAAAACTACACAG GTCCCCCAATATATTTTAGATCATATGTGGGGTAAAGGTGAGACATGTAAAATTGTGTGTACTCAGCCACGGCGAATTTCTGCCACATCAG TTTCTGAGAGAATCTCTGCTGAAAGAGGTGAAAGTGTTGGCGATACTGTTGGTTACAAG ATACGGCTGGAAAGCAGAGGCGGGAGGCAGTCATCAATTATGTTTTGTACCAATGGGGTTCTACTGAGGGTCCTGGTTACCAGCGGAAGTGCCAGGTTCAACAAGGAAGCTCCCAGGAAAATGGGCACGGATGACATTTCTGATATAACCCACATCATTGTG GACGAAATTCATGAGAGGGATCGCTACTCCGATTTCATGCTCGCGATTCTCAG GGACTTGCTTCCTTCATATCCAAATTTGCGTTTG GTTCTGATGAGTGCTACACTTGATGCTGAACGTTTTTCAAAATACTTTGGTGGCTGCCCAGTTATCCGAGTCCCTGGATTTACTTATCCT GTAAACACTTTCTATCTTGAGGATGTACTTTCTATTGTAAAGTCAACTGAAAATAATCACCTTGACTCCACCTCAACAAGTATCATGTCTGAGGAATCCTTATTAACTGAGGAGTACAAAGTTGCCTTAGATGAAGCAATTAATTTGGCTCTTTCAGATGATGATCTTGATCCCCTTTTAGATCTGATATCTTCTGATGGGGGACAAAAAGTCTTCAATTATCAGCATTCTTTGAATGGAGTGACACCGTTGATGGTGTTTGCTGGAAAAGGCTGTGTCCGTGACATTTGCATGCTCCTCTCTTTTGGTGCTGACTGCCATTTATGCGCTAATGATGGGAAAAATGCTCTAGATTGGGCTGAGCGGGAGAATCAGACAGAAGCTGCTGAACTAATTAAGAAACACAtggagaaattatcttccagctGTGAGGAGCAGCAACATTTACTTGACAAATACCTATCAACAGTTGATCCTGAACTGATTGATGATGTCCTTATTGAGCAACTATTAAGAAAAATATGCATTGACTCGGAGGTGGACGGGGCCATACTTGTTTTCCTTCCTGGTTGGGAGGACATTAACAGAACACGAGAGAGATTGAAAGCAAGCCACTATTTCAATGACCCGTCTAAGTTTTCAGTAATCGCTCTCCATTCTATGGTTCCATCTGTGGAGCAAAAGAAGGTTTTTAGACGCCCTCCTCCAGGCTGCCGCAAAATCGTTCTTTCAACTAATATTGCTGAAACTGCCATTACCATTGATGATGTTGTTTATGTAATAGACAGTGGACGAATGAAAGAAAAAAGTTACGACCCTTATAATAATGTATCAACTCTTCAATCTTCATGGGTCTCAAAAGCAAGTGCAAAGCAAAGAGAAGGGCGTGCTGGGCGGTGCCAGCCAGGAATTTGTTATCATCTTTATTCAAAACTTCGAGCAGCTTCATTGCCTGATTTCCAGGTTCCTGAGATTAAGAGGATTCCTATAGAGGAACTATGTCTGCAG GTCAAGCTTCTTAACCCTGATTGCAAGATAGAAGAGTTCCTTCAGAAGACACTTGACCCTCCAGTTTATGAGACCATACGTAATGCAATCATTGTTCTTCAAAATATTGGGGCGTTATCAATTGATGAGAAACTTACAGAGCTTGGAGAAAGGCTAGGATCTTTACCAGTTCATCCACTTACAAGCAAGATGCTTTTTATTGCCATATTATTGAACTGCCTTGACCCAGCATTGACTTTGGCTTGCGCTTCTGACTATAGAGATCCATTTACCCTACCCATGTTGCCAAATGAGAAGAAGAAAGCTGCAGCTGCAAAAGCCGAGTTAGCCTCATGGTATGGTGGAAGAAGCGATCAATTAGCAGTTGTGGCTGCGTTTGAGGGCTGGAAAAGTGCGAAAGAAAACGGTCAGGAATCGAGGTTTTGTTCTATGTACTTTGTATCTTCAAGCACTATGCACATGCTATCAGGAATGCGTAGACAATTGCAATCTGAACTATTGAGGCATGGGTTTATTCCAGGAGATGGATCTTCGTGTAGCCTTAACTCACAGGATCCAGGCATATTACACGCTGTTCTTGTTGCTGGTTTGTACCCTATGGTTGGTAGACTGCTCCCGCCTTTGAAAGGTGGTAAGAGGGCTGTCTTAGAGACTGCAGGTGGTGATAAAGTTCGATTACATCCTCATTCTACTAACTTTAAGCTTTCATTCAAAAAATTCTTTGATCGACCATTGATTGTATATGATGAGATAACTCGTGGTGATGGAGGCTTGCATATAAGAAATTGTAGTGTTATTGGGCCTCTCCCACTGTTGTTGCTGGCAACAGAGATTGTAGTGGCTCCTGGAAATgaagacgatgatgatgacaatgatgatggtgAAAGTGATTACGAAGATGCTGATGAGGACAATGGCGAGGAGGATAATATTAAAGCTGATCCGTCAGATGCCGATCAAGGAGAGAAAATTATGTCTTCTCCTGATAATACAGTTAAGGTCATTGTTGATAGGTGGATTCCGTTCGAGTCAACAGCTCTTGATGTTGCTCAAATTTACTGCCTGCGAGAAAGATTAGCTAAAGCTATTTTATTTAAG GTCACACATCCTGGAAAAGTTCTTCCTGAGGTTCTTGCAGCCTCTATATATGCTATGGCTTGCATCTTGTCGTACAACGGGATGTCAGGAATCTCATTGCCGTTGGAGTCTGTGGACTCGCTTACTACAATGGTTAGTGCTACTGAGATTGGTCAGTCTGATCCTGGGTGGAACAGCGGAATGTATATGAATCCCAACAATTCTCCCAGTTCATTTGGGCACAACAGTCGGCATCAGCGCCCCTATATGCATCATCAAAGAGGCGGCATTCATGTATCAAAG GGATCGTTCGTGTATGGAGGAACCGGGCAAAGAGGTCATTATAAACGGCAGCGTGGAAATTGA
- the LOC132616464 gene encoding F-box/kelch-repeat protein At3g23880-like — protein sequence MNLPEDVIFEILTRLPAASLIRFKCVCRFWYSLIKNPNFISKHFHNLSSKKNYLRLLISRRGNITNKRILSLSINDTFDVFINQDFPAYFNDKFGHVRLIGPCNGIVCLCGYPDNIVLWNPSIRNYKILPQSQIQRLVGSTVRGSDFGLGFDSKKNDHKVIQILFCLSIDRVVVYQIEIYSLNENSWRKYKGIVPAKIKYGNTSWSMVYKNETFCWYAQDGDNHEVILSFNMSDETFQNTTLPSCIGIFGEQEIRSVWVIVPFKESITLIVYCLKEVEKYIDIWVISELGVKNCWKKLQRIGPLLRVERPLGFWKNGELILENSSGELVIYDPSNQQVKTLGFYGKRGRLEIVIYKESLISVN from the coding sequence ATGAATCTACCTGAAGATGTAATTTTCGAGATATTGACAAGGTTGCCTGCAGCTTCTCTGATTAGGTTCAAGTGCGTTTGCAGATTCTGGTATTCTCTCATCAAGAACCCTAATTTCATCTCAAAGCATTTTCATAATCTAAGCAGCAAAAAAAATTATCTCCGTTTGCTAATTAGTCGCCGTGGAAATATTACAAATAAAAGGATCCTCTCATTGTCCATAAATGACACATTTGATGTGTTCATCAATCAAGATTTTCCGGCATACTTCAATGACAAATTTGGTCACGTTAGGCTTATAGGTCCATGTAACGGCATTGTTTGTTTATGTGGTTATCCAGATAATATTGTTCTATGGAATCCTTCTATTAGAAACTACAAAATATTGCCTCAATCCCAAATTCAACGTCTTGTTGGATCAACAGTACGTGGAAGTGATTTTGGATTAGGGTTTGATTCGAAGAAAAACGATCATAAGGTAATACAAATTTTATTTTGTCTCTCAATTGATCGAGTTGTTGTTTATCAAATTGAGATATACTCTTTAAATGAAAATTCTTGGCGAAAGTATAAAGGGATTGTGCCAGCTAAAATAAAGTATGGTAATACCTCATGGAGTATGGTATATAAAAATGAGACTTTTTGTTGGTATGCTCAAGATGGTGATAATCATGAGGTGATTCTTTCGTTTAACATGAGTGACGAGACTTTCCAAAATACAACATTGCCATCATGTATTGGAATTTTTGGAGAGCAAGAAATTAGGAGTGTTTGGGTGATTGTACCATTTAAAGAATCAATTACACTTATTGTTTATTGTTTAAAAGAAGTGGAGAAGTATATTGATATTTGGGTGATAAGTGAATTGGGAGTTAAAAATTGTTGGAAAAAATTGCAAAGAATTGGTCCTCTTTTAAGGGTGGAGAGGCCTTTAGGGTTTTGGAAAAATGGTGAGCTCATTTTGGAAAATAGCTCTGGAGAATTGGTgatttatgatccttcaaatcaACAGGTGAAGACTCTTGGATTTTATGGGAAAAGAGGCAGACTGGAAATAGTTATTTATAAGGAGAGTTTAATTTCAGTCAATTGA